Proteins from a single region of Lysinibacillus sp. JNUCC-52:
- a CDS encoding GntP family permease, translated as MLFVIILIGVIFVVVGTAKLKLHPFLALLISAFFVGIASGMPLLTVVESINTGFGGLMTSIGLVIIAGTIIGLILEKSGAAYRMAEVVLRIVGPKRPQLAMSLIGYIVSIPVFCDSGFIILSSLQKSLAKRANVTIASMAVALATGLFATHVLVPPTPGPIAAAGNIGAADYLGTVIVIGLLVAIPATFVGYLWSVKVATKIRVPEDDLEALDYEEIIKSFGKMPSTFKSFLPIVLPIVLIGLGSIAALVGDSEATFNMILRFLGSPTVALFLGVAAAMLLLPEISEKTLTGWIGDSLKEAAPILLITGAGGSFGTVIKNAGVGEMLQEMDLGMFASGSLFLLVPFIVAAALKTAQGSSTTALVITSSLVAPMLMTLGIEGAVPLALVVMAIGAGAMTVSHVNDSFFWVITQYSGMEVTQAYKAQTVATLLQGLVTIVITMILWWILV; from the coding sequence ATGTTGTTCGTTATTATTTTAATAGGGGTAATATTTGTTGTAGTCGGAACAGCAAAGCTAAAGCTTCATCCGTTTCTAGCACTATTAATTAGTGCATTCTTTGTAGGCATTGCTTCTGGAATGCCATTATTAACGGTTGTTGAAAGTATTAATACTGGATTTGGAGGCTTGATGACAAGCATTGGTTTAGTCATTATAGCAGGAACAATTATCGGACTTATTTTAGAAAAATCAGGGGCTGCCTATCGTATGGCAGAAGTGGTATTGCGAATTGTTGGGCCAAAGCGTCCGCAATTAGCAATGTCTTTAATCGGCTATATCGTATCCATTCCTGTTTTCTGTGATTCAGGGTTTATTATATTATCGAGTTTACAAAAATCATTAGCAAAGCGCGCAAATGTTACGATTGCCTCGATGGCTGTAGCTTTGGCTACAGGGCTCTTTGCTACACACGTATTAGTGCCACCAACACCAGGGCCAATAGCAGCGGCTGGTAATATAGGGGCAGCAGATTATTTAGGAACAGTAATTGTTATTGGATTGTTAGTAGCAATTCCAGCGACTTTTGTAGGCTATTTATGGTCAGTTAAAGTAGCAACAAAAATTCGTGTGCCTGAAGATGACTTAGAGGCATTGGATTATGAAGAAATCATTAAATCATTTGGTAAAATGCCATCAACGTTTAAATCATTTTTACCGATTGTGCTTCCAATTGTGTTAATCGGGCTAGGATCAATCGCAGCATTAGTTGGGGATAGCGAAGCTACGTTTAATATGATTTTACGTTTTTTAGGATCACCAACAGTTGCTTTATTTTTAGGTGTAGCAGCAGCGATGTTGTTATTACCTGAAATAAGTGAAAAAACGTTAACTGGTTGGATAGGTGATAGCTTAAAAGAGGCTGCTCCGATTTTATTAATTACTGGAGCGGGTGGTTCTTTTGGAACGGTTATTAAAAATGCTGGCGTTGGTGAAATGTTGCAAGAAATGGATTTAGGTATGTTTGCATCAGGAAGCCTATTCCTACTTGTACCATTTATCGTAGCGGCTGCGTTAAAAACAGCACAAGGCTCTTCAACAACAGCGTTAGTTATAACATCTTCTCTAGTAGCTCCAATGCTTATGACGCTTGGTATTGAAGGAGCTGTTCCATTAGCATTGGTGGTAATGGCAATAGGAGCAGGGGCAATGACTGTTAGTCATGTAAATGATAGCTTTTTCTGGGTTATTACGCAGTATAGTGGAATGGAAGTGACACAAGCCTACAAAGCCCAAACTGTTGCGACACTATTACAGGGGCTTGTAACGATTGTGATTACGATGATTTTGTGGTGGATTTTAGTTTAA
- a CDS encoding MBL fold metallo-hydrolase, with protein MKKIFAVLLCIFVLAGCTSALETEKIPVAAGHEMRVHFFDVGQGDSILIESPNGKTMLVDGGVKGAGQQVVSHINELGIDKLDIVVATHPDADHIGGLIPVLNSIPIEQFYDSGKVHTSQTFEEMLSLIDTKNIPYNVPKTGDSIAFDDELEIKVLNANEDASDNNDASIVLKVTYGNISFLLTGDAGVALEKEMMQQNVKATILKAGHHGSNTSSSQSFIQAVQPEVTILSYGKDNKYGHPHAEVVERLQAIGSKIYATAEAGTVTVSTDGVSYNVSAKEWSGAIAEKPSLKQDVEIISKDLIEEIVAIKNNGQDTVSLKDWQLVSIEGNQVFNFPNVSLQPGKTIYVTSGTTAREGQNYLKWTTRQIWLNDGDSAQLLNAKGEVVSELD; from the coding sequence ATGAAAAAAATATTCGCTGTGCTCCTTTGTATTTTTGTATTAGCAGGTTGTACATCAGCATTAGAAACAGAAAAAATACCAGTGGCAGCTGGCCATGAAATGCGTGTGCATTTTTTTGATGTAGGACAGGGCGATTCAATTTTAATTGAGTCACCGAATGGTAAAACGATGCTCGTTGATGGAGGTGTGAAAGGGGCTGGGCAACAGGTCGTTTCACATATAAATGAACTTGGTATAGATAAGCTTGATATAGTCGTCGCGACACATCCAGATGCGGATCATATTGGCGGTTTAATCCCTGTATTGAATTCGATCCCTATTGAACAGTTTTATGATTCTGGGAAAGTACATACATCACAAACGTTTGAAGAAATGCTATCACTTATTGATACGAAAAATATTCCGTATAATGTGCCGAAAACGGGAGATAGCATTGCTTTTGATGATGAACTAGAAATAAAAGTACTGAATGCTAACGAAGATGCCTCAGATAATAATGATGCATCGATTGTGCTAAAAGTTACCTATGGAAATATTTCATTTTTATTAACAGGTGACGCAGGTGTAGCTCTAGAAAAAGAAATGATGCAACAAAATGTGAAGGCGACTATTTTAAAGGCAGGCCATCATGGTTCCAATACAAGTAGCTCTCAAAGCTTTATACAAGCAGTGCAACCAGAAGTAACTATATTAAGTTATGGTAAAGACAATAAATATGGACACCCACATGCTGAAGTTGTAGAGCGTTTACAGGCGATCGGAAGTAAAATTTATGCAACAGCCGAGGCTGGAACAGTTACTGTTTCAACAGATGGGGTAAGCTATAATGTAAGTGCGAAAGAGTGGTCAGGTGCCATTGCTGAAAAACCGAGTTTGAAACAAGATGTAGAAATTATTAGCAAGGATTTAATAGAGGAAATAGTCGCTATAAAAAACAATGGTCAAGATACAGTTTCGTTAAAGGATTGGCAACTTGTATCAATAGAAGGGAATCAAGTTTTTAATTTTCCTAATGTATCATTACAGCCAGGAAAAACGATTTATGTCACTAGCGGAACGACAGCACGTGAGGGGCAAAATTATTTAAAGTGGACAACAAGACAGATTTGGCTAAATGATGGAGATAGTGCACAATTACTTAATGCGAAAGGGGAAGTTGTAAGTGAACTCGACTAA
- a CDS encoding DUF3006 domain-containing protein, with protein MNSTKYTLDRIEDGYAIFLKYPEEVEQLILPINTVNQSLQAGDRVLIKEIDNTYHIDILKEETEQKKAEMQSLMDKLRRKN; from the coding sequence GTGAACTCGACTAAATACACATTAGACCGCATTGAAGATGGCTATGCAATTTTTTTAAAATATCCAGAGGAAGTTGAGCAACTAATTCTACCTATCAACACTGTGAATCAATCGTTACAAGCTGGTGATCGCGTCTTAATTAAAGAAATTGATAACACTTACCATATTGACATATTAAAAGAAGAAACAGAGCAAAAGAAGGCCGAAATGCAAAGTTTAATGGACAAATTACGCCGAAAAAATTGA
- a CDS encoding HAD family hydrolase, whose translation MSISTIIFDLDDTLLWDKKSVKTAFEKTCAYAATIHTVDSTELEEAVRKEARALYESYETYDYTVLIGINPFEGLWGTFDDPTDSFQKMKEIVPGYRSEAWTKGLAALGIDDAKFGAELGERFVAERKVSPLLYEDTFTVLDELKGKYQLILLTNGAPSLQNLKLEITPEIAPYFDHIIISGDFGKGKPDASIFEHVMEKAGITADEAIMVGDNLNTDILGSSRVGMRNVWINRENNVPIGAVTPTYEVDSLTAFLKLVKEL comes from the coding sequence ATGTCAATAAGTACAATTATTTTTGATTTGGATGATACGTTGTTATGGGACAAAAAATCTGTAAAAACAGCATTTGAAAAAACATGCGCATACGCAGCAACAATACATACGGTGGATTCAACTGAATTAGAGGAGGCAGTGCGCAAAGAAGCACGTGCACTTTATGAAAGCTACGAAACATATGACTATACGGTGTTAATAGGTATTAATCCATTCGAAGGACTTTGGGGAACATTTGATGATCCAACCGATTCATTTCAAAAGATGAAAGAAATTGTGCCTGGATATCGCTCAGAAGCGTGGACAAAGGGCTTAGCTGCACTTGGAATTGACGATGCAAAGTTTGGAGCCGAACTAGGCGAACGTTTTGTAGCAGAACGTAAAGTGTCGCCACTTTTATATGAAGATACTTTTACTGTTTTAGATGAACTGAAAGGTAAATATCAACTTATATTATTAACGAATGGCGCACCGAGCTTACAAAATTTAAAGTTAGAAATTACACCTGAAATTGCTCCGTATTTTGACCATATCATCATTTCTGGTGATTTTGGAAAAGGGAAGCCAGATGCGTCCATCTTTGAGCATGTCATGGAAAAGGCGGGCATTACTGCTGACGAGGCAATTATGGTTGGCGATAACTTAAATACAGATATTTTAGGTTCATCTAGAGTCGGCATGCGTAATGTTTGGATTAACCGTGAAAACAATGTACCAATAGGAGCTGTCACGCCAACATATGAGGTAGATTCATTAACAGCCTTTTTAAAACTTGTGAAAGAGCTTTAA
- the serA gene encoding phosphoglycerate dehydrogenase produces MTTATKTINVFIADPLSEDGIFPLRQEKELDLNVIIDTGLAPEELIAKIADIDVLLVRSQTTVTREVIEAAKSLKLIGRAGVGVDNIDLAAATEHGIIVVNAPDGNTNSAAEHTIAMMTSLARHIPQAFNTLKNGKWDRKSYVGVELKNKTLGVVGFGRIGVEVAYRAKGQRMNIMAYDPFLTDERANELGVTKSTVEEICAAADFITVHTPLLPETRNLINKEKFAMMKDGVRIINCARGGIINEDDLYDAIVEGKVAGAALDVFVSEPATDHKLLTLPQVIATPHLGASTIEAQESVAVDVSNDIIKFYKTGTVTNPVNMPSIPKELLAQVEPFFELAEKLGSFLSQITAEPVKEINLSYAGEVANYDVRPLTSNALKGLLAKNHGNHVNDVNARYLSERIGMKINEHKTTTAKGFTSLITVEVKTATETHTVAGTLLNGLGARIVKVENYVVDVVPEGHLLYIKNTDKPGAIGRVATKLAEKDINIATMQVGRAEVGGTAVMMLTVDNIVTEEDLTYVSQLENIDEVKAIDL; encoded by the coding sequence ATGACTACTGCAACAAAAACAATTAACGTATTTATCGCTGATCCACTAAGTGAAGATGGTATTTTTCCATTACGCCAAGAAAAAGAATTAGACTTAAACGTTATTATCGACACTGGACTAGCACCAGAAGAATTAATTGCCAAAATTGCTGATATAGATGTATTACTAGTTCGCTCTCAAACAACCGTTACGCGTGAAGTAATTGAAGCGGCGAAAAGCTTAAAATTAATCGGTCGTGCTGGTGTAGGTGTAGACAACATTGATCTAGCTGCTGCAACAGAACACGGCATTATCGTTGTGAACGCTCCAGACGGTAACACAAACTCTGCCGCTGAACATACAATCGCCATGATGACTTCACTTGCTCGTCATATTCCCCAAGCTTTTAATACATTGAAAAACGGTAAATGGGATCGTAAATCATATGTAGGAGTAGAGCTTAAAAACAAAACGCTTGGAGTTGTTGGATTCGGACGTATTGGTGTAGAAGTAGCTTACCGTGCAAAAGGTCAGCGTATGAATATTATGGCGTATGATCCATTTTTAACTGATGAACGCGCCAATGAGCTAGGTGTTACGAAATCTACTGTCGAGGAAATTTGTGCCGCGGCAGATTTTATTACAGTACACACACCATTACTACCAGAAACACGTAACCTTATTAACAAAGAAAAGTTTGCCATGATGAAAGATGGCGTACGTATTATTAACTGTGCTCGTGGTGGTATCATTAATGAGGATGACTTATATGATGCTATCGTCGAAGGTAAAGTAGCAGGTGCAGCATTGGACGTTTTCGTTTCTGAGCCAGCAACTGATCACAAATTATTAACTTTACCACAAGTCATTGCGACACCTCACTTAGGTGCATCTACAATTGAGGCACAAGAATCTGTTGCAGTTGACGTATCAAACGATATTATTAAATTTTACAAAACAGGTACAGTGACAAACCCAGTAAATATGCCTTCAATTCCGAAAGAACTACTTGCTCAAGTAGAACCATTCTTTGAATTAGCTGAAAAACTTGGTTCATTCTTATCTCAAATTACAGCTGAGCCAGTTAAAGAAATTAATCTATCTTATGCAGGTGAAGTAGCAAACTATGATGTACGTCCTTTAACTTCTAATGCTCTAAAAGGTTTATTAGCTAAAAACCATGGCAATCACGTTAATGATGTCAATGCTCGTTACTTATCTGAACGTATTGGCATGAAAATTAACGAACATAAAACTACTACTGCAAAAGGCTTCACAAGCTTAATTACAGTTGAAGTAAAAACGGCTACTGAAACACATACTGTTGCTGGTACATTATTAAATGGCCTTGGCGCACGTATTGTAAAAGTAGAAAATTACGTAGTAGACGTTGTACCAGAAGGACACCTTCTTTACATTAAAAACACAGATAAACCAGGGGCAATTGGTCGCGTTGCAACAAAATTAGCTGAAAAAGATATTAATATCGCAACAATGCAAGTTGGACGTGCTGAAGTTGGTGGAACAGCTGTAATGATGCTAACAGTCGATAATATTGTTACGGAAGAAGATTTAACATACGTTTCACAACTTGAAAACATTGACGAAGTGAAAGCAATTGATCTTTAA
- a CDS encoding FAD-binding dehydrogenase — protein MKYDVAIVGAGLAGLVAACELIDAKKRVLLVDQEPENSMGGQAFWSFGGLFLVNTPEQKRLGIKDSKELAWQDWLGTAGFDRLEDEDSWAYKWARAYVDFAAGEKYAWLKSLGIKFFPVVGWAERGGSLAGGHGNSVPRFHIVWGTGPGIVKPFADKVKKAIKEGIVDFKPRHRVDEFIQQDGRIMGISGTILAESFAQRGEQSSRIGVGAFSYEANAVIVASGGIGANIDLVRKNWPARLGTPPKNIVCGVPAYVDGRMLEITEHAGGRIVNRDRMWHYTEGLKNWDPIWPNHGIRILPGPSSLWFDAEGNRFGAPNFPGFDTLSTLEAIQKTGYDYSWFILTEKIIEKEFALSGSEQNPDLTNKSIPELMKRILPGPPAPIQAFKNQGEDFVIANDLKQLVDGMNKLAGNDLLDFIKIKEQILARDREMDNKFTKDLQVNAIYGARKYIGDKVVRVAKPHKILDTKNWPLIAVRLNILTRKTLGGLQTNLDGAVFGMDGQLVPGLFAAGEVSGFGGGGVHGYRALEGTFVGGCLFSGRQVGRYLAKQP, from the coding sequence ATGAAATACGATGTAGCAATTGTCGGAGCTGGTCTGGCGGGACTCGTTGCAGCCTGTGAATTAATAGATGCAAAGAAACGTGTACTATTAGTAGACCAAGAGCCTGAAAATTCAATGGGAGGCCAGGCATTTTGGTCTTTTGGTGGGCTATTTTTAGTCAATACACCAGAGCAAAAAAGGCTTGGTATTAAGGATAGCAAAGAGCTTGCGTGGCAGGATTGGCTAGGTACTGCTGGCTTCGATCGTTTGGAAGATGAGGATAGTTGGGCTTACAAATGGGCAAGGGCTTATGTCGATTTTGCTGCAGGTGAAAAATATGCATGGCTTAAATCATTAGGCATAAAATTTTTCCCTGTTGTTGGTTGGGCTGAACGAGGTGGCTCATTGGCGGGAGGTCACGGGAATTCGGTTCCTCGCTTTCATATTGTTTGGGGAACGGGACCAGGCATTGTAAAGCCTTTTGCAGATAAAGTGAAGAAAGCGATAAAGGAAGGAATTGTTGATTTTAAGCCGAGACATCGTGTAGATGAATTTATCCAGCAGGATGGACGAATTATGGGCATAAGTGGCACAATTTTAGCTGAAAGTTTTGCCCAACGTGGAGAGCAAAGTTCACGCATTGGGGTAGGTGCTTTTTCCTATGAAGCAAATGCAGTTATTGTAGCAAGTGGGGGCATTGGGGCCAATATCGATTTAGTACGTAAAAATTGGCCTGCACGCCTTGGGACGCCGCCTAAAAATATAGTATGTGGTGTACCCGCATATGTAGATGGACGCATGTTAGAGATTACTGAACATGCTGGTGGGCGTATCGTTAATCGTGATCGGATGTGGCATTATACAGAGGGTTTAAAAAACTGGGACCCAATTTGGCCAAACCATGGTATTCGTATTTTACCAGGTCCTTCATCTTTATGGTTTGATGCCGAGGGAAATCGCTTTGGGGCACCGAACTTTCCAGGGTTTGATACATTAAGTACATTAGAGGCAATTCAAAAAACAGGTTATGATTATTCATGGTTTATTTTAACGGAAAAAATCATTGAAAAGGAGTTTGCCTTATCAGGTTCAGAGCAAAATCCTGACTTAACGAATAAAAGCATACCAGAGTTGATGAAACGCATTTTGCCAGGACCACCCGCACCGATTCAAGCGTTTAAAAATCAAGGTGAGGATTTTGTTATTGCAAACGATTTAAAACAGCTAGTAGATGGCATGAACAAGCTTGCTGGGAATGACTTGCTAGATTTTATTAAAATTAAAGAGCAAATATTAGCACGGGATCGTGAAATGGACAATAAATTCACGAAGGATTTACAGGTAAATGCCATATACGGGGCGAGAAAATATATCGGTGATAAAGTAGTACGGGTTGCAAAACCTCATAAAATTTTAGATACAAAAAATTGGCCACTTATTGCAGTGCGATTAAATATTTTAACCCGAAAAACATTAGGGGGCTTGCAGACGAATTTAGATGGAGCTGTATTTGGCATGGATGGACAATTAGTGCCAGGACTATTTGCAGCAGGAGAAGTGAGTGGTTTCGGAGGGGGCGGTGTACATGGTTACCGAGCTTTGGAAGGAACGTTTGTCGGCGGATGTTTATTTAGCGGAAGACAAGTAGGCCGCTATTTAGCAAAACAACCTTAA
- the trhO gene encoding oxygen-dependent tRNA uridine(34) hydroxylase TrhO, which yields MSQKDFRVLLYYKYVAIEDPVAFAEEHLAFCQEVGLLGRILVGLEGINGTVSGTIEQTESYMNYMKADPRFSDIMWKIDEVEGHAFKKMHVRPRTEIVHLGLENDINPLELTGDYLTPKEFMTRMQEDNTVIIDARNDYEFDLGHFRNAVRPDIESFRDLPAWMEEHKEDFAGKNILTYCTGGIRCEKFSGWLKREGYGESVGQLHGGIATYAKDPEVKGQLWDGQMFVFDRRRSVPINQVEHVVVGKDYFTGEPTERYTNCANPECHKLMLCEEKHEAFYMRSCSDDCRRAKRNFFVEENGWTKEQVEEQIAKIAQAKIV from the coding sequence GTGTCACAAAAGGACTTTCGTGTATTACTTTATTATAAATATGTTGCTATTGAGGACCCAGTAGCATTTGCCGAAGAGCATTTAGCTTTTTGTCAAGAAGTCGGTCTACTTGGTCGGATTTTAGTAGGCTTAGAGGGCATTAATGGTACGGTTTCTGGTACGATTGAGCAAACTGAAAGCTACATGAATTATATGAAAGCAGACCCTCGTTTTAGCGATATAATGTGGAAAATCGACGAGGTAGAAGGACATGCCTTTAAAAAGATGCATGTACGACCTCGTACGGAGATTGTACACCTTGGCTTAGAAAATGATATTAACCCTTTAGAATTAACTGGAGATTATTTAACACCAAAGGAATTTATGACTCGTATGCAAGAAGATAATACGGTTATTATTGATGCACGTAACGATTATGAATTTGACCTAGGACATTTCCGCAATGCGGTGCGTCCTGATATTGAAAGCTTCCGTGATCTTCCTGCTTGGATGGAAGAGCATAAAGAAGACTTTGCTGGTAAAAACATTTTAACTTATTGTACAGGTGGAATACGCTGTGAAAAATTCTCTGGCTGGTTAAAACGAGAAGGCTATGGTGAAAGTGTCGGGCAACTTCATGGTGGTATTGCTACGTATGCGAAAGACCCTGAAGTGAAGGGACAATTATGGGATGGCCAAATGTTTGTTTTCGATCGTCGCCGCAGTGTACCTATTAATCAGGTTGAGCATGTAGTTGTTGGTAAGGACTATTTCACAGGTGAACCGACAGAGCGCTATACAAACTGCGCTAATCCTGAGTGCCATAAATTAATGCTATGCGAGGAAAAGCATGAGGCATTTTATATGCGAAGCTGCTCTGACGATTGTCGTCGCGCAAAACGTAATTTCTTTGTCGAAGAAAATGGATGGACAAAAGAGCAAGTTGAAGAACAAATAGCAAAAATTGCACAGGCTAAAATTGTTTGA
- a CDS encoding enoyl-CoA hydratase, producing MEFSTITLEKLERRATLTLNRPQAMNAMDDVMMRELAKCFEALQQEQEIQVLVIRGEGKVFSAGGDIKAMLDPTKPLNIDEAMVYLTRIVKAYYQLPMIVIAAVHGASAGLGFSLTLGADIVVACENSKLAMNFIGIGLIPDGGGHFFMKERLGTVKAKQMIWEGKVLTAEEAHNVGLIDYVAPEGSVFAVADQLVGKMLASPIASMITTKKILHAQNLPQLENILAMEAQGQSAMRKTADHLEGIHAFVEKRTPVFVGQ from the coding sequence ATGGAATTTTCAACAATTACATTAGAAAAGTTAGAGCGTCGTGCTACATTAACACTAAATCGACCACAGGCTATGAATGCGATGGACGATGTAATGATGCGTGAATTAGCTAAGTGTTTTGAAGCATTACAGCAGGAGCAAGAAATACAGGTTTTAGTTATTCGTGGGGAAGGGAAGGTCTTTTCTGCGGGCGGTGATATTAAGGCAATGCTTGATCCAACTAAGCCATTAAATATTGATGAGGCGATGGTATATTTAACACGTATCGTCAAAGCGTATTATCAACTACCGATGATTGTTATAGCTGCGGTTCATGGTGCATCAGCAGGCTTAGGCTTTAGCTTAACACTAGGGGCAGATATCGTAGTTGCTTGTGAAAATAGTAAGCTAGCTATGAATTTTATAGGGATTGGGTTAATTCCAGATGGTGGTGGTCATTTCTTTATGAAGGAACGACTTGGTACTGTGAAAGCAAAGCAAATGATTTGGGAAGGCAAAGTGCTTACAGCCGAAGAGGCACACAATGTAGGCTTAATCGATTATGTGGCACCTGAAGGGTCCGTTTTTGCAGTGGCTGATCAATTAGTTGGAAAGATGCTAGCATCTCCAATTGCTTCAATGATTACGACGAAAAAGATTTTACATGCTCAAAACTTGCCACAGTTAGAAAATATTTTAGCGATGGAAGCACAAGGGCAATCTGCTATGCGTAAAACGGCTGATCATTTAGAAGGTATACATGCATTTGTTGAGAAAAGAACACCTGTCTTTGTAGGACAGTAA
- a CDS encoding YhzD family protein, which translates to MNNYRFTAFEKTGETLFDETWTFESDEAAKVNGQQQIVEKGVAEKTHRLVNSSGKLILFHV; encoded by the coding sequence ATGAATAATTATCGTTTTACAGCTTTTGAAAAAACTGGGGAAACACTTTTTGATGAAACTTGGACATTTGAAAGCGATGAAGCTGCAAAAGTAAATGGTCAACAACAAATCGTAGAAAAGGGCGTTGCTGAAAAAACACATCGCCTTGTCAACTCTTCTGGAAAATTAATATTATTCCATGTTTAA
- a CDS encoding metallophosphoesterase family protein: MSAIRFFHMADLHLDSPFKGLFGLPEKNLKKIRASTFEAFDKIIQKTIEERPDFLLIVGDLYDGENRSLQAQRRFQAAMETLFEHNIPVIVSYGNHDHLHGSWTRFALPSNVYELPADTSVVQLKIRGQQVNIYGFSYGERHVKESMIDNYPVAHDQHAIHIGMLHGSEASDSSHAVYAPFKKEQLLEKRYHYWALGHIHKRQLLHKEPPIVYPGNIQSRHRNEQGVKGFYDVTLSQTSAELTFIPTSAVVYNIVEVDCTDVLHANELLLKCEEAIATNRMAYGASVIELHLKNIDEESEALFEHASVEEWLETIRESEEGVEPMGWVQKLILHKVSSSYESTAMTESVISVMEQWDISDWKDILKDLYQHASGARFVEPLTEREIEHLKLDAQELLTDEIQRA; encoded by the coding sequence ATGTCCGCAATTCGTTTTTTCCATATGGCAGATTTACATTTAGATAGTCCTTTTAAAGGGTTATTTGGATTACCTGAGAAGAATCTAAAAAAAATTCGAGCAAGTACTTTTGAAGCATTTGATAAAATTATTCAGAAGACAATCGAAGAAAGACCAGATTTCCTGCTTATTGTAGGGGATCTTTATGATGGCGAAAATCGCAGTTTACAGGCACAAAGACGTTTTCAAGCAGCAATGGAGACGCTATTTGAACATAACATTCCCGTCATAGTCAGTTATGGCAATCATGACCACTTACATGGTTCTTGGACACGATTTGCTTTACCGAGTAATGTTTACGAATTACCAGCTGATACAAGTGTTGTGCAATTAAAAATACGAGGTCAGCAAGTAAATATTTATGGCTTTAGCTATGGTGAGCGCCATGTCAAGGAATCGATGATTGATAATTATCCTGTTGCACATGATCAGCATGCAATTCATATAGGGATGCTGCATGGCAGTGAAGCAAGTGATTCTTCGCATGCGGTATATGCGCCATTTAAAAAAGAGCAACTTCTTGAAAAAAGATACCATTACTGGGCACTTGGTCATATTCATAAACGACAGCTATTACACAAGGAACCGCCGATCGTTTATCCAGGTAATATTCAAAGTCGACACCGAAATGAGCAGGGAGTGAAAGGTTTTTACGATGTAACCTTATCGCAAACATCTGCTGAATTAACTTTTATACCAACTTCTGCTGTTGTCTATAATATAGTGGAGGTGGATTGCACCGATGTACTTCATGCAAATGAATTACTACTAAAATGTGAAGAGGCCATCGCTACTAATCGAATGGCATATGGAGCATCCGTAATTGAGCTTCATTTGAAAAATATAGATGAAGAAAGTGAAGCGTTATTTGAACATGCTTCGGTAGAAGAATGGCTTGAAACAATTCGGGAGTCAGAAGAGGGGGTTGAGCCAATGGGATGGGTGCAGAAGCTTATTTTGCATAAAGTTTCATCTTCATATGAGTCAACTGCGATGACTGAATCAGTAATAAGTGTAATGGAACAGTGGGATATTTCGGATTGGAAAGATATTTTAAAGGATTTGTACCAGCATGCAAGTGGGGCAAGATTTGTAGAACCTTTAACTGAACGGGAAATCGAACATTTGAAGCTTGATGCGCAGGAGTTATTAACCGATGAAATTCAAAGGGCGTGA